Part of the Zea mays cultivar B73 chromosome 4, Zm-B73-REFERENCE-NAM-5.0, whole genome shotgun sequence genome is shown below.
actttgagtggagttatgaattgacctgacatgcctcggatgaaatcttcctccgaagcccctggtcatttcagagaacctgaatgcctcctcccttctttggcggaagtcgttgtcagctcggatatactcgtccatcttctggagcagcttctctaaagtttgtggtggcttcctggcaaagtattgcgctgaaggtcccggccgaagtcccttaatcatggcctcaatgacaatttcattgggcactgttggcgcctgtgccctcagacgcagaaaccttcggacatacgcctgaaggtattcttcgtggtcctgggtgcactggaataaagcttgagcagtaactggcttcgtctgaaacccttggaagctggttatcaacatattcttcagcttttgccatgaggtgattgtccctggccgaagagaggagtaccaggtttgagcgacactcttgacagccatgacaaaagactttgccatgattgcagtattgccaccatacgaagatatggttgcttcatagctcatcaagaattgcttcaggtctgtatgaccgtcgtacatggggagctggggtggcttgtaagactggggccatggtgtagcctgcaattctgttgatagaggagaagcatcatcaaaagcaaaatttccatgatggaaatcttcataccagtcgtcctcattgtagaagccttcctgatgaagctctctgcgcggaggccttcggttctgatcatcttgagcaagatgacgaacctcttctgaagcttcatctatttgcctctgaaggtcagctagacgagccatcttctccttctttcgttgcacctgttgatgaagcatctccatgttttggatttcctggtccaaatcgtcctccggaggcgttgggctggcggccttcctcttctggcttcgggcctccctaagagaaaggacgtcctgattggggtccagcggctgcagagtggcagcccctgtcgctgaagcttttttcggcggcatgacgaaggtgacgcttgccgaaggtgttcaaagctcaataaatggaagtgagttcaccggaggtgggcgccaatgttggggacttgctctcaaatgctatgaattaagaacaaggcaacatgaaatgttaaatatcaaagcccttcgtccttcgaagcattatttccttttggatataatggatttcggacgaaggttatgaaggtcacaccttcataatcataataaaaagtAAAAGAGATTTATACATAAAACAcagaaaataacatgattacttggaacattattattaatgtgtttctatttattttacttatataaacaacaacaaattacaaatgtaccttcagctagaaggaaagtaagggcacaagcgtgatgctaatgccaagtcagcgtgtccagtacaggggtactgttcacctatttataggcacaggacgcagcccatgtaaaattacattaatgccctttgcttttatcaataactctatagtaattcttcgaggtctaatttggcttttcatctttaagtcggttccccttttctgctatcatgtcgaagcttttctgcacatagcttcgtgatcgtttcatccttcgtcatgatcgtcttccatttcagtcaagcttcgtcttgaccatggtcttgtatacccgcaacctgattccgaagatacctgctcgcatacttggaaaacattgtcaagttatgtttttgaggaccttcggaaaaccgaaggcccccaacagcgtcCATTTTAGAGTGTCGGCTTATTTCAGTAAAAGTGTGGGTTTTTGGCCGACACTCCATGCCTTGtttcttgtagtgatcatttggaCCGTCTAGTCTAATATTATGTCATCCTAGAACAAGGTGCAAACTCTGTTTGGGGTGGACAATATTTTGTTGTTGTATGACCCGATGCAAAACCGCACAAGCTCAACATGTGTGTCAGGGTGAAGGTTCAAGTTAGGCCCTAACTAGAGATATCCAAACAAGCGTCGTGCCCCGGTCCGACCCGAGCTCGTAGAAGCACGGTCCGCATAAGCATGGCACGATTAGGCCAAATTGCTACCCATGTTGGGTCGGGCTGCCGATGTCTAAAACCCCTGAACGAGTATGGCATGGGACGGGCCCAACCGTACCGGGCCAGCCTGGCTTGAGAATGAATATTGTGCCAGCCCGAGCCTGTCGACGCATAAACCGAGCTCGGAATTAGATTACAATAAAAATAAAACACATTCACAAATCACAATTGAAGGATATAACTGACCACAATTACACATATCATAAATAATACACATGTCACAAATAAAGGATAGAGCTATTCGTGCAATGGTTGCCTTATTAAACGAACCGAGTCTATAGCCTGTTTAGGAACAAGTCGTGCCCGGGCCAGTCCAACGGGCTGAAACCCTAAACGATCACGACACGCCCTTCGTGCCGAGCTAGGCACATGCCCGCGTAGAGCCATGTTGGGTCATGCTAGGATCGGGCCTAAATAGGCTTCATATCGAGCTTGCGGGCCACATGTTTGTTGGCCATGTATAGCCCTAAATGTTCCACATGCCTCTAGCATGCCTTTAAATTCGAAGCAAAGCAAGTTGTCGCAAAGAAGAAGTGTGTGAAGAGGGTTGTGATGGGAGCCCCTTCCTAGGGACCTCTTCAATCCTCTAACGGACATGCTCCCATGCTTCCATCTTTGGAAgattttctatcatgcataatccaCCACAGGCTTCATCCATCTTTAGAGCTGGTTCGGTGTAAGGGAATTAAGGGGAACTGAGGAAAATTACTTTATTTCTACTTTAACCTTTTCAATGTATCTCAAATTCTCAATTCACTCGTCACCAAGCTAGCACTTAAAGATCTTTAGAAGAAAGCAAAGCATTTATTAATACATAACAATGTCCAGGTAGCCCAGCTGAATTACAATACGCAACTGCTCATAATAATTCAACAAACCCAAGTAGTACACAACATCCAGAAGCAAATAAAGCCCATACGTACCAAAGCCTACACAAGCAGCAACACTCACTGCCAGTGCCGGTGGGTCTTTAAAGCACACGGACCTTGACCACGCGATCCACCTTGAAACAAACTTGGTAAAATTAAAGCAAACCAGAAGCACACACACGCCAACGCAACGCTTCTGATCGCGCGCCCAAGGCCCGGCCGGCCAGAACGTACGACGGACACGCACACGCTGCGACCTTAGGAGCTGGTCTTGTGCTCGCCGGCGGCGTCCTTGCGGTCTTCTTCACCCGAGCTCTTGTGGTAGCCGGGTATCTTGTCCATGATCTTGCCCAGCAAGCCCTTCTTGCCATCCGGGCTGCTGACGTCGACCTCGGCGTGGGGCGCCGGCGGCGGTGGCGCGTGGAcggccggcgcggcggcggcggcagcagcgtcTTCCGGCTTCTTGTGGCCACCGGGTAGCTTCTCCTTGATCTTGTCCAGCAGGCCTTTCTTCTCCTCCTCCGGTGCCTGTGGTGGGGTCTGAGTCTTCGTGTCGTCGTCCTCGATCTTGTGGACGACGACGGGGTGGTGCGTCTCCACGTGCGGGGGAGGCGCCGGCGCCGGGAAGTGCGGCTTGTGCTCTCCCTCCTGGTGGTGAGCATGCGTGTCCACCGCCACGGGCGGTGCGGGCGCCGGGGCAGGTACGCCCGGCTGGTGGTGGTCGCCCTCATCGTGGGCCTTGTGGGCCGCCAgcttctccttgaccttctccttaaggcccttcttcttcctcttgaCAATTTCGCCGTTCTCATCGATCACCTCCTCTTCCTCGTCGTCGCTCGACTGCATGCGCGCAGGCACCACGATCGCAGTGAGAAGCCGGTTTATTAGCTTACTGATCCGAAGGCGGAGTCAATTAAACTAGCTAGCAGCAGATCATGTTTTACGACGAACTCACCGAGCTGGAACTGGAGCTGGTGCGGTGCAGCTTGGCGAGAAGGCTGTCCTTCTTCTCGGCGGCCTCGTGTCCCTCCTCCTTGTGGTCGGGCTCAGCCACCGTGACCTTCTCCATGCCGGTCgcgagctcctcctcctcctgctgGTTCTTCTTCTCCTGGTCGTCGTGCTTGTTCCTGCCGAGAAGGCTGTCCAGGAGTCCCCTGTCCTTCACCTCGTTCTCCTGGTCCTGGGCCTGCTCACCGCCCTGGTGCTGCTGGGTGTTCCTCTCATCCTCCATGATCGGCGAAAAACGTACAGTACAGATGGCTTTCCAACTAAACAGACCAGCTCAGTGTCTTGGGCTTTCGGATGGTGGAGGTGGCTAGGCCGGAGGCGTCCTTATATAGAGCAAGCTAAAGGAAAGGAACCGAAAGGTGTACGCAGTGTAACGTTCCAGCCGCGTTGATGCGTGCGACGCGTAGGCTACGCGACGCGAAGGACAGACAGATCAGCCCGCGGCCGACGGGGACATGGCCTGGTGGCGGGCGGGTGGGCAGGGCCACGGCCAGTAGCGCCACGACGCGTGTCGCGCCCCTCGCGTGGGGCGGCCTGGTTCCGACGTGGCTGGTGCCTCGAGgttcggtactgctgctgctgtggacgGCGTCGGGACGGGAGAGGTCGGCGACGCGCGCGGGCGAGAAAGCGTGGACGGCCCGATGTCGGTCCCCTTAACTCTCTCACCTGCTCCGCTGCCCGCGCGACGCTTGTCTTCCGTTCATCAGTTTTCTACTCGTAAGTTTCATTCAAGTACTTTGGTTGAAGACGTAAGcgtttttttgttgttgttggcTTTGGACTCGTCGGGCTCGCTTCAGTTTCGAATGTCAGTTTCACTTTCAACTGGACAACCCAACAATCAAGCGTTAGCGTCGTCAGTTTCACTTTCAGCTTGACGGTACCCCTCCTTTTTTACAGGAGAGATGTGTCTACTGCCTCCGTTTCGAATGAACTGTTGTTTTAGATCGATCTTCCAATTGCTCGTTCAGAAACAGTACAAATGTTACTAATAATGTCAGGTTCTGTTAAATCTAAGGAAGTTTAGTCGAATGAACTTGTCGTTGTTGAAGTTTGCAAGTTGCCTACGCGACGCGGCCGGGGCACGAGAGTGATTATTGCATTCCGCCACTCCACGTACGGGGGTTGGATGACTCGGACGACGGGAGAGGCCTAGAGGCTTCGACGTTGACATGTGGGTCTGGACGCTAGCTCTGCGGGACCCGCTGATCCGTCGCTGGGCGGCTGAACCTAGCCATATCCGGTGGGGGTGTGAGGGGGGATTTGGCCCGACAATAGCCAGATTACGATATAAGGAATGCCAATCAAATCAATTGATCAATACTATACGATAAAAAATATTTTTTATAAATTATCTTAATTCATGAGTCTATTTTCTAGCTAATTGATATATTATCTTAATTCATGAGTCTATTTTCTAGCTAATTTATAAGTTTAAGCACTCGTTATGGAATAAGAAATCTATATCTTTATAAATTATCTTAATTCATGAGTCTATTTTCTAGCTAATTGATGTATTGA
Proteins encoded:
- the LOC542251 gene encoding dehydrin; protein product: MEDERNTQQHQGGEQAQDQENEVKDRGLLDSLLGRNKHDDQEKKNQQEEEELATGMEKVTVAEPDHKEEGHEAAEKKDSLLAKLHRTSSSSSSSSDDEEEEVIDENGEIVKRKKKGLKEKVKEKLAAHKAHDEGDHHQPGVPAPAPAPPVAVDTHAHHQEGEHKPHFPAPAPPPHVETHHPVVVHKIEDDDTKTQTPPQAPEEEKKGLLDKIKEKLPGGHKKPEDAAAAAAAPAVHAPPPPAPHAEVDVSSPDGKKGLLGKIMDKIPGYHKSSGEEDRKDAAGEHKTSS